The Tenuifilum thalassicum genome includes the window AATGTAGATTTACCAACGTTTGGCCTACCTACTATTGCAACCAAGTTTCCCATTGGGTATCGTATTTTAAATTAACAAAACATCTAAATTGGATAGCCAAAGCGTTTTAGCTTAGTCTCGCTATTGCGCCAGTTGGGGTCAACCTTCACATATAGCTCCAAGAAAACTTTTTTCCCAAGAAAACTTTCCAAATCAAGTCGAGCCTCGGTGCCAACCCTTTTAAGCATCTTTCCTTGACTTCCAATGATTATTGATTTTTGCGACTCCCTATCAACATAAATAATTGCTCGAATCCTGTCAATAGTTTCCGACTCCTTGTACTCCTCTATATCAATTTCAACAGAGTAAGGGACCTCTTTTTTGTAATGAAGCAAAATTTTTTCGCGAATTATTTCAGCAGCAAAAAAACGGAGTGTCTTATCTGTAAGGGTATCCTTTGGAAAATATTCAGGCCCTTCTGGCAATTTTTCTACAATGAGCTTAACTAGCTCGCTGGTGTTAAAGCCATGAAGTGCCGATATCGGCAACACTTGTGCCTTTGGCATCATCTGCTTCCACTCCTCAATAAGAAGGGCTACTTTCTCTTGAGTTGAAAGGTCCACCTTGTTTATGGCAAGAATAATAGGAATGTTAAGTTGCTGGAGCTTATCAAGGAACTCTTGATTTTTGTTTGGGGTCTCAACCGTGTCGGTAATATAAAGGATAACATCGGCATCCTCAAGAGCTGATTCAACAAACCTCATCATTGCAGACTGCAGTTTGTATGCTGGCTTAAGGATTCCAGGAGTGTCGGAATATATTATTTGGAAATCATCGCCATTAACTATGCCCATTATTCTATGGCGGGTGGTTTGCGCTTTACTCGTAACAATTGAAAGCCGCTCGCCCACCAAGGCATTCATTAATGTGGATTTTCCAACATTTGGATTACCAATAATATTTACAAAACCCGATTTGTGTGGCATGTCAAAATAGTTTGATTAGTAGAACCGATTCATTTTTAGCATATTGATTTCCTTTGATGTAAGGAAACGCCATTTACCACGGGGTAAGTTCTTTTTGGTGAGCCCTGCAAAGTACACCCTATCAAGCTTGTTAACCTTATAGCCCAACGACTCAAAGATACGTCGCACTACCCTATTCTGACCGCTATGAATTTCTATTCCAACCTCCGAACCATTTGAGCCATTTACATAATCAACAGCATCTACCTCAATCTTTTCTCCGTCGAGTTCTATACCATCAAGAATTTTTTCTAAGTCTTCAGGCCTAACCTTTCGGTTCAAACCAACATGATAGATTTTACGTTTTCTAAAACTAGGATGGGTTAACCTAGTTGTCAGATCTC containing:
- the era gene encoding GTPase Era, producing MPHKSGFVNIIGNPNVGKSTLMNALVGERLSIVTSKAQTTRHRIMGIVNGDDFQIIYSDTPGILKPAYKLQSAMMRFVESALEDADVILYITDTVETPNKNQEFLDKLQQLNIPIILAINKVDLSTQEKVALLIEEWKQMMPKAQVLPISALHGFNTSELVKLIVEKLPEGPEYFPKDTLTDKTLRFFAAEIIREKILLHYKKEVPYSVEIDIEEYKESETIDRIRAIIYVDRESQKSIIIGSQGKMLKRVGTEARLDLESFLGKKVFLELYVKVDPNWRNSETKLKRFGYPI